From Candidatus Atelocyanobacterium thalassa isolate ALOHA, a single genomic window includes:
- the dapA gene encoding 4-hydroxy-tetrahydrodipicolinate synthase has product MSDRSFGKVITAMVTPFDKEGNINYSIAEQLATHLVNNGSDSLVVCGTTGESPTLSWSEKSKLFQVVKKTVGDKAKVIAGTGSNSTVNAIEMTKEISKMGLDGSLQVVPYYNKPPQEGLYQHFKKIAQSVSDLPIILYNVPGRTGRNLLPETIAKLAEIENITGIKEASNNLEQVCTTRLMTDLSFSIYAGDDCLALPFLTVGGVGVISVASHLVGLEIQKMIQAFNENEESRASEINLKLFPLFKVLFCTTNPIPIKAALNLQGWFVGGVRLPLVEISQTLNEEIRLVLEELMLVENK; this is encoded by the coding sequence ATGAGTGATCGAAGTTTTGGCAAAGTAATTACCGCTATGGTAACTCCATTTGATAAAGAAGGAAATATTAATTATTCTATTGCAGAACAATTGGCTACTCATCTAGTTAATAACGGCAGTGATAGCTTAGTTGTATGCGGCACCACTGGAGAGTCACCTACTTTAAGCTGGTCAGAAAAATCTAAGTTATTCCAGGTAGTTAAAAAAACTGTAGGGGACAAGGCAAAAGTTATTGCTGGTACAGGATCAAATTCTACAGTCAATGCTATTGAAATGACTAAAGAAATTTCTAAAATGGGATTAGATGGATCCTTACAAGTGGTTCCTTACTATAACAAACCCCCGCAAGAGGGATTGTATCAACACTTTAAAAAAATTGCTCAATCTGTTAGTGATCTTCCTATTATTTTATATAATGTACCTGGACGTACTGGCCGAAATTTACTACCAGAAACTATTGCTAAATTAGCAGAGATTGAAAATATTACTGGTATTAAAGAAGCTTCTAATAATTTAGAGCAAGTCTGTACAACTCGTTTGATGACTGACCTTTCTTTTTCAATTTATGCAGGAGACGATTGTTTAGCCTTACCCTTCCTTACGGTCGGAGGTGTTGGTGTTATTAGCGTTGCCAGTCACTTAGTTGGGTTAGAAATTCAAAAAATGATACAAGCATTTAACGAAAACGAAGAAAGCCGAGCAAGTGAAATAAACTTAAAACTTTTTCCGTTATTTAAAGTTTTATTTTGTACAACTAATCCAATTCCGATTAAAGCAGCATTAAATTTGCAAGGATGGTTTGTAGGAGGAGTTAGACTTCCTTTAGTAGAAATATCACAAACATTAAATGAAGAAATTAGACTAGTGCTAGAAGAGTTAATGTTAGTTGAAAATAAATAA
- a CDS encoding aspartate-semialdehyde dehydrogenase, which yields MSKPINIAILGATGAVGTEILRLLESRNFPLNNLKLLASHRSIGSKLMFRGEMLEVEEVNKSSFDNIDLVLASAGSSISKAWLETIRKAGALMIDNSSAFRLNPDVPLVIPEINPSSLIGHNQVIANPNCTTILMAMTIYPLHKIRPIRRIVVSTYQAVSGAGTKAMEEMKQQFKNILNNKEPETDILPYPLAFNLFLHNSNMTDIGYCEEEVKMINETQKIFNEPNLRITATCVRVPILRAHSESINLEFDEPFSVEEAREILLKTPGVQLLEDWQKNYFPMPINASHDENVLVGRIRQDFSHPCCLELWICGDQILKGAALNAVQIAELLISKNY from the coding sequence TTGTCTAAGCCAATCAATATTGCTATATTAGGAGCAACAGGAGCTGTTGGTACTGAGATATTAAGGCTCTTGGAGAGTCGAAACTTTCCTTTAAATAATCTTAAGCTTTTAGCTTCTCATCGTTCCATAGGAAGTAAATTAATGTTTAGGGGAGAGATGTTAGAAGTAGAAGAAGTTAACAAAAGCTCTTTTGATAATATTGACTTAGTGCTAGCTTCTGCTGGAAGTTCCATTTCGAAAGCTTGGTTAGAAACCATTAGAAAGGCAGGAGCCTTGATGATAGACAACTCTAGTGCTTTTCGATTAAATCCTGACGTTCCTTTAGTAATACCAGAGATTAATCCTAGCTCTTTAATTGGCCATAATCAAGTTATTGCAAACCCTAATTGTACAACTATTCTTATGGCTATGACTATTTATCCATTGCATAAAATTAGACCTATCAGAAGAATAGTTGTATCTACCTACCAAGCTGTTAGCGGAGCTGGTACGAAAGCAATGGAAGAAATGAAGCAACAATTTAAAAATATTTTAAATAACAAAGAACCTGAAACAGATATCTTACCTTATCCATTAGCTTTTAATCTTTTTCTCCATAACTCTAATATGACCGACATAGGATATTGTGAAGAAGAGGTCAAAATGATTAACGAAACTCAAAAAATTTTCAACGAACCAAATTTAAGAATAACAGCAACTTGTGTCAGAGTACCGATATTAAGAGCTCATTCTGAGTCAATCAACTTGGAATTTGATGAGCCATTCTCAGTAGAGGAAGCAAGAGAAATTCTTCTTAAAACTCCAGGGGTTCAATTGCTTGAAGATTGGCAAAAAAATTATTTTCCTATGCCAATTAACGCTTCTCATGATGAGAATGTATTGGTAGGAAGAATTCGCCAGGATTTTTCTCATCCTTGTTGTTTAGAATTGTGGATTTGTGGTGATCAAATTCTTAAAGGAGCGGCTTTAAATGCAGTTCAAATAGCTGAATTATTAATTAGTAAAAATTATTAA
- the efp gene encoding elongation factor P, whose amino-acid sequence MISSNDFRSGVTIELDGSVWRVIEFLHVKPGKGSAFVRTKLKNAQTGNVVEKTFRAGESVRQANLEKRTMQHTYKDSGQYVFMDMETFEEVQLSLQQMGTTVSYVKEEMEVDILFWDGKVLEVQLPTSVILEITETDPGVKGDTATGGTKPAIVETGAQIMVPLFISIGERIKVDTRDGSYLGRET is encoded by the coding sequence ATGATTTCTAGTAATGATTTTCGGAGCGGTGTCACTATTGAACTAGATGGATCAGTGTGGCGCGTCATTGAGTTTCTACATGTCAAGCCTGGTAAAGGCTCAGCCTTCGTTCGAACCAAGTTAAAAAATGCTCAAACAGGAAATGTAGTCGAGAAAACTTTTCGTGCAGGGGAAAGTGTTCGTCAAGCTAATCTTGAAAAACGTACTATGCAGCATACCTATAAAGATTCAGGACAATATGTCTTTATGGATATGGAAACTTTTGAAGAGGTCCAGTTAAGTCTTCAACAGATGGGAACAACTGTAAGTTACGTCAAAGAAGAAATGGAGGTTGATATTCTTTTCTGGGATGGAAAAGTATTAGAAGTTCAATTACCTACTTCTGTTATTTTGGAAATTACAGAGACTGATCCTGGCGTAAAAGGAGATACTGCTACAGGTGGTACAAAACCTGCCATTGTAGAAACTGGAGCACAAATAATGGTCCCTTTATTTATCTCTATTGGGGAGAGGATTAAGGTCGACACTCGTGATGGTTCTTATTTAGGACGGGAAACTTAA
- the accB gene encoding acetyl-CoA carboxylase biotin carboxyl carrier protein, translating to MSINFNELRELLGSIAQTDISEVTLKTEAFELKVCREVKTTTSTTSAPIEVVTTNTSIPPASSVQTTSSSPSKYEHWIPITSPMVGIFYCASAPEEPPFVEIGDHVSKTQTVCIIEAMKLMNEIEVEIAGEIMEILVKNGEPVEYGQTLIWVNPK from the coding sequence GTGTCAATCAATTTTAACGAGCTTCGTGAATTATTAGGGTCAATAGCCCAAACCGATATTTCTGAGGTCACTTTAAAAACAGAAGCATTTGAATTAAAAGTGTGTAGAGAAGTAAAAACGACAACTTCTACTACATCAGCACCAATAGAGGTTGTTACTACGAATACTTCTATACCTCCAGCTAGTTCTGTTCAAACGACTTCAAGTTCTCCTTCTAAGTACGAACATTGGATCCCAATCACTTCACCTATGGTTGGTATATTTTACTGTGCTTCAGCTCCAGAAGAGCCTCCATTCGTAGAGATTGGAGATCATGTTAGTAAAACCCAAACAGTTTGCATCATCGAAGCGATGAAATTAATGAATGAAATTGAAGTAGAAATAGCAGGAGAAATTATGGAAATTCTTGTAAAGAATGGTGAACCTGTCGAATACGGACAAACTTTAATATGGGTAAATCCTAAATAA
- a CDS encoding ABC transporter ATP-binding protein has protein sequence MAKLRLKNLRKEYEINKGKILIVVNGITDIEVRDGEFLTLLGPSGCGKSTLLRLIAGLETPTQGEIFIGEKNVTNISAGDRNIAMVFQSYALYPHMTARENIATALKIRKLSEEEIERRIQKAAKQLKLQEGKDCLTEKPGKLSGGQRQRIALARALVRNPDIFLLDEPLSNLDALLREQVRAELKQIFIEQNKPVVYVTHDQTEAMTLSDKVAVLFGGEVQQLASPREIYQRPANQFVAGFVGSPQMNLLELSCEGSNAVLGDFLIPLSYLDSQYIWEINGKNKWPKHVVLGIRPEDIYQSNSLNKCLKISGKIKLVEELGKESLISVQIKGSKLTIRALIKNQGQLNSGNDILLNFYDHNIHWFYWDGIKHQSNEKSLLPYHRRYRLNE, from the coding sequence ATGGCGAAGCTAAGATTAAAAAATTTAAGAAAAGAATATGAAATTAATAAAGGAAAAATCCTTATAGTCGTTAATGGAATAACAGATATAGAAGTAAGAGATGGGGAATTTTTAACATTATTGGGACCTTCTGGCTGCGGAAAGTCAACTCTTTTAAGACTAATTGCAGGACTAGAAACACCAACACAAGGAGAAATATTTATTGGAGAAAAAAATGTCACTAATATTTCAGCTGGTGACCGTAATATAGCGATGGTATTTCAAAGTTATGCACTCTATCCTCATATGACAGCGAGGGAAAATATTGCTACTGCTTTAAAAATTCGTAAGTTATCAGAAGAAGAGATTGAGAGACGTATTCAAAAGGCAGCTAAACAATTAAAGTTACAAGAGGGGAAAGATTGTTTAACAGAGAAACCAGGCAAGCTTTCAGGAGGACAAAGACAAAGAATTGCATTAGCTCGTGCACTAGTTAGAAACCCGGACATTTTTTTACTTGATGAGCCCTTGAGCAATTTGGATGCACTTCTAAGGGAACAAGTAAGAGCTGAGCTTAAGCAAATATTTATAGAACAAAACAAACCTGTTGTATATGTTACTCATGATCAGACCGAAGCTATGACATTATCAGACAAAGTTGCAGTGTTATTCGGTGGCGAAGTTCAACAATTAGCTTCTCCTAGAGAAATTTATCAGCGTCCAGCCAATCAATTTGTAGCAGGCTTTGTTGGAAGCCCTCAAATGAATTTACTGGAGTTATCTTGCGAAGGAAGTAATGCAGTCTTAGGCGACTTTTTAATTCCTTTGAGTTATCTTGATTCTCAATATATATGGGAAATAAACGGTAAGAATAAATGGCCCAAGCATGTTGTGCTAGGTATTCGCCCTGAAGATATTTATCAATCTAATTCATTAAATAAATGTCTTAAAATTAGTGGAAAGATTAAATTAGTCGAAGAATTGGGGAAAGAAAGTTTAATTAGTGTTCAAATTAAAGGATCAAAATTAACAATTAGAGCACTAATTAAAAATCAAGGACAATTAAATAGTGGTAATGATATTCTCTTAAACTTTTACGATCATAATATTCATTGGTTTTATTGGGATGGGATAAAACATCAATCCAATGAAAAATCTCTATTGCCTTATCATAGACGTTATCGACTTAATGAATAA
- a CDS encoding Rne/Rng family ribonuclease produces MPKQIIITEQHHIAAVFWEDQIQELVVATGNQQVSDIFLGVVENVIPGIDAAFVNIGDAERNGFIHVTDLGPLRLKRSAGRIIDLLTPQQKVLVQVMKEPTGNKGPRLTGNVSLPGRFLVLMPNGKGVNLSRRIGNDNERSRLRALAILIKPAGMGLLVRTEAEDQAEEAIMEDLEFLQKQWETVQIQATATRAPSLLNRDDDFIQRVLRDIYSADVNRIVVDSTSGVKRVKHHLMNWSGGRPPEGVLIDHHQESMPILDYFRVNAAIREALKPRVDLPSGGYIIIEPTEALTVVDVNSGSFTRSATSRETVLWTNSEAATEIARQLRLRNIGGVIIVDFIDMDSRRDQLKLLEHFNKALKEDKARPQIAQLSELGLVELTRKRQGKNVYELFGQPCSNCGGLGHLAFLPGESQLVPLELASSSIPQAFSNKSSESSSEQTWESSFEEDNSSELELLFHPSYQEQNNTATNSRRRRRRQSPNLVIKEEAPTKIANNLSNKEIEDDNEQIVESRRERLPRHLVREESPIEKVSVEMTSLEQDIYALMGISPLVRLDRKFKDPKSVLVTVKLPEEPKVKSSLKSHKTILKSLDKSTKLSETVLEDQMTIDLSEESNFLMMESFADDIDTLQADGNKPLIRRRRRRSSAKDIENLDY; encoded by the coding sequence ATGCCTAAGCAAATTATTATTACAGAACAACATCATATTGCTGCTGTATTTTGGGAAGATCAAATACAAGAATTGGTAGTTGCCACTGGCAATCAGCAAGTAAGCGATATTTTTTTAGGAGTGGTTGAGAATGTCATTCCAGGTATTGATGCTGCATTTGTTAACATCGGAGATGCAGAACGTAATGGTTTTATACATGTAACTGATTTAGGGCCTTTACGTTTAAAGCGGAGTGCCGGTAGAATCATAGATTTGCTAACACCACAGCAGAAAGTTTTAGTTCAGGTCATGAAAGAGCCTACTGGGAATAAAGGGCCCAGACTCACCGGAAATGTAAGCCTTCCCGGTCGATTTTTAGTTCTTATGCCTAATGGAAAAGGTGTCAACCTATCTCGACGTATTGGCAATGATAATGAACGTAGTCGTTTGCGTGCTTTAGCTATTTTAATTAAACCTGCTGGTATGGGTTTACTAGTTCGAACTGAAGCAGAGGATCAGGCTGAAGAAGCAATTATGGAAGATTTAGAATTTTTACAGAAACAATGGGAAACTGTTCAAATTCAAGCTACTGCCACTCGTGCTCCCTCATTACTTAATCGTGACGATGATTTTATCCAGAGAGTATTAAGAGACATCTATAGTGCTGATGTTAATAGAATTGTAGTAGATAGTACTTCAGGGGTCAAAAGAGTTAAGCATCATTTAATGAATTGGAGCGGAGGAAGGCCACCTGAAGGAGTCTTGATTGATCATCATCAAGAGTCGATGCCAATTTTAGATTATTTTCGCGTTAATGCTGCAATTAGAGAGGCATTAAAGCCAAGAGTAGATTTGCCTTCTGGTGGTTATATTATTATCGAACCGACTGAAGCACTCACAGTTGTTGATGTTAACTCAGGTTCTTTTACTCGTTCAGCAACTTCTAGAGAAACAGTTCTATGGACTAATAGTGAAGCTGCCACTGAGATTGCTCGTCAATTACGTTTACGTAATATTGGAGGAGTAATTATTGTAGATTTTATTGATATGGACTCACGTCGTGATCAGTTAAAGTTACTTGAACATTTTAATAAAGCATTAAAGGAAGACAAAGCAAGACCGCAAATTGCTCAATTGTCTGAGTTGGGGTTAGTTGAACTAACACGTAAACGACAAGGTAAAAATGTTTATGAATTATTTGGACAACCTTGTTCTAATTGTGGAGGTCTAGGACATCTAGCATTTTTGCCAGGAGAATCACAACTTGTTCCACTTGAATTAGCTTCAAGTTCTATTCCTCAAGCTTTTTCTAATAAATCTTCTGAATCATCTAGTGAACAAACTTGGGAATCGTCCTTTGAAGAGGATAATAGTAGTGAACTAGAACTTTTATTCCATCCTAGTTATCAAGAGCAAAATAATACTGCTACGAATAGTCGTCGTCGACGACGACGTCAATCTCCTAATTTAGTTATAAAAGAAGAAGCTCCCACAAAAATAGCTAATAATTTAAGTAATAAAGAGATAGAAGATGATAACGAACAAATAGTAGAGTCTCGAAGAGAACGCCTGCCACGTCATTTAGTAAGAGAAGAAAGCCCTATAGAAAAAGTTTCTGTAGAAATGACCTCTCTTGAACAAGATATTTATGCATTAATGGGAATTTCTCCATTAGTTCGTCTTGATCGTAAATTCAAAGATCCTAAATCTGTTCTAGTTACAGTAAAGTTACCTGAAGAACCTAAAGTAAAATCAAGTTTAAAATCACATAAAACTATTCTTAAATCTTTAGATAAAAGTACGAAACTATCAGAAACAGTTTTAGAAGATCAAATGACTATTGATTTATCAGAGGAAAGTAATTTCCTTATGATGGAATCATTTGCTGATGATATTGATACACTGCAAGCTGATGGGAATAAACCTTTAATTCGTCGACGCCGTCGTCGTTCATCTGCAAAAGATATAGAAAATCTTGATTATTAG
- the gatC gene encoding Asp-tRNA(Asn)/Glu-tRNA(Gln) amidotransferase subunit GatC — MLNNQQIRKIAHLARLNIDPKEEEKFASQLGDVIKHFEMLNELDTEKVIPTIHAIELKNITRDDVSQTCMNRDLLLEEAPSREGEFFKVPKILNNNE; from the coding sequence ATGTTAAATAATCAGCAAATTCGCAAAATTGCTCATTTGGCTCGTTTAAACATTGATCCTAAAGAAGAAGAAAAATTTGCGAGTCAATTAGGAGATGTGATAAAACATTTTGAAATGTTAAATGAGTTAGACACTGAAAAAGTGATCCCGACTATACATGCTATTGAATTAAAAAATATTACTCGTGATGATGTATCACAAACTTGTATGAATAGAGATCTTCTTCTAGAAGAGGCTCCAAGTAGAGAAGGAGAATTTTTTAAAGTTCCAAAAATTCTTAACAATAATGAATAG